In one window of Nostoc sp. UHCC 0870 DNA:
- a CDS encoding ribbon-helix-helix domain-containing protein, translated as MGQTKKAKITFTCSHELREELEAIAGSEDRTLSNLVERLVAKALREYRQSSSTDEGKGVA; from the coding sequence ATGGGTCAAACCAAAAAAGCCAAAATAACTTTTACCTGCTCACACGAACTAAGGGAGGAACTGGAAGCTATAGCCGGATCAGAGGATCGTACTTTGTCGAATCTTGTAGAGCGTTTGGTGGCGAAAGCCCTACGGGAGTACAGGCAATCTTCTTCAACGGATGAAGGTAAGGGAGTAGCATGA
- a CDS encoding PriCT-2 domain-containing protein, whose amino-acid sequence MINSNHALAESQSLVPKLKFAVNTCGRNKDWDFKKLSANFQDVEGTLEDVQQHIKAGHAICAGLLGGQWRSKANVIGSHWLLLDIDNSDIARDAYGKPILDENGNSIKVYDQQLTIEEALTHPFIQKHCALMYTTVSHKPDWHKFRLVFPLPQYVEGADTVEACTRFLMQQLPHDPACKDASRVFYGNTEAEFLLVNPEATLPDEWVREAIAIAQREREEYQQRIQEIESRRQQFREIADTEGWNTDQLIQQALSFIPPRTPGSGNYDECRQVLMALVNHYGASEAEIIAEKWSPSIKGTTWNIRAKIRSFRRGGITIATLFHIAKQYGFKFPPRQYEPYQPLKELISREQWELGRIREDLTSFKNLLKQAIAPFVSSAKGFLTPPAPKPEPEITTPQRQVIVYKRGNIPYRSDVTGDISITCQPEEHIAAWVEAISKGWTQILDNSHPGLGKSHNAGQLTAALFGIEKLIYQDANHRNPSTLPIETNFVDLPVRHNGLKIDPTRTTPMGESFQLRPKAGETPDTIGNCHRSHLFGAFRDKNFNSLDFEESSISPICEGCSLKNQCRFAHGNGFGFRYLKRSAIQNYAEIRAHPDSTPVNLTNVAGQPFTVGRIWEEAGTLITTVREIELRLKDFDATVGLLATGLPPEQWSKLQPVLQTLRKLLTQDIQPDSRYGFDDASIRELLAEFPQDLDIEAIREILEPNLDFLADLDSIDIQADKQLQKSAAARYAAGRVVKDSAKQAAREFMELPLYWFPDFLKAWKGEGSFGCKWGVISICRRDTKHQELASSAKFNIYLDATLSSEQLKLKLNYHDPILVIEQSRPDYSNLRVVNVTGMGKLSKHRSKTLTDRVNALKKVLLQIHKNLGIIEWKQIASMAEDRIEYGHFVDGRGVNRFSDCDAIASFGIPYQNIGTLAAHFQVMTGFKVNLEDKDSIFQEYLIQLVRAEIIQEIGRLRAHRRPQEELTFYFCADYDLSFLLTELPGVKLEVVDASEFCIEAGDRDQQTGLAIVNAFTQLWQSQQKIGQTEIAKIIGISQEWVSKFTKRWGGWFKFRKLLLLLLDSLHSDSNKNLPELTDDEMWFASEYFPTLCQQSESPPETLLNDIAQVATTIGNRAMQRVLDFCTPQVRANLLMIVLSCLPSEVYSISLSPLSPSLAASG is encoded by the coding sequence GTGATAAATAGCAACCACGCTTTGGCAGAAAGCCAAAGCCTTGTGCCGAAGTTAAAATTTGCTGTCAACACTTGTGGCAGAAATAAAGACTGGGATTTTAAAAAGCTGTCGGCTAACTTCCAAGACGTAGAAGGCACTCTTGAAGATGTTCAACAGCACATCAAAGCAGGTCACGCCATCTGTGCTGGCTTATTGGGTGGTCAATGGCGCAGTAAGGCCAACGTTATCGGTTCTCATTGGCTACTACTTGACATCGATAATTCTGATATCGCCCGTGATGCCTATGGTAAGCCAATACTGGATGAAAACGGCAATTCCATCAAGGTTTACGATCAGCAATTAACCATTGAAGAAGCCCTAACCCATCCCTTCATCCAAAAACACTGCGCTTTAATGTACACCACTGTCAGTCACAAACCCGACTGGCATAAATTTAGGTTAGTTTTCCCTCTCCCCCAATACGTTGAGGGTGCTGACACTGTAGAAGCTTGTACACGCTTCCTGATGCAGCAGTTGCCCCATGACCCAGCGTGTAAAGATGCCAGCCGGGTTTTTTATGGCAACACAGAGGCAGAATTTCTGTTGGTCAACCCTGAAGCCACTTTACCAGATGAGTGGGTAAGGGAAGCAATTGCGATCGCGCAAAGGGAAAGGGAAGAATACCAGCAGCGCATCCAAGAAATCGAGTCACGCCGTCAACAGTTCCGCGAAATTGCCGACACCGAAGGCTGGAACACTGACCAACTAATCCAACAAGCACTTTCATTCATCCCACCACGCACCCCAGGCAGTGGCAACTACGACGAATGCCGCCAAGTGCTGATGGCTTTGGTCAATCACTACGGGGCATCTGAAGCCGAAATTATTGCTGAAAAGTGGTCGCCCAGCATCAAAGGTACAACCTGGAACATCCGCGCCAAGATTCGCAGTTTTAGGCGTGGTGGAATTACGATCGCAACACTGTTCCACATTGCCAAGCAGTACGGCTTTAAATTCCCACCAAGGCAGTATGAACCATATCAGCCCCTTAAAGAACTAATTAGCCGCGAACAGTGGGAATTAGGACGAATTAGAGAGGACTTAACCAGCTTCAAAAATTTATTAAAGCAAGCGATCGCCCCATTTGTTTCATCTGCCAAAGGATTCTTAACACCGCCAGCACCAAAGCCAGAACCCGAAATTACTACCCCTCAAAGGCAGGTAATTGTCTACAAGCGGGGCAATATCCCATATAGGAGCGATGTTACAGGCGATATTTCTATTACTTGCCAACCCGAGGAACATATCGCCGCCTGGGTCGAAGCCATCTCTAAGGGCTGGACACAGATTTTAGATAACTCTCATCCTGGGCTGGGTAAATCTCACAACGCTGGTCAACTAACAGCTGCCCTTTTTGGGATTGAGAAACTAATTTACCAGGATGCCAACCACCGCAACCCCTCAACATTGCCCATTGAAACTAACTTTGTTGACCTCCCAGTGCGTCACAACGGCTTAAAAATTGACCCCACCCGCACTACCCCAATGGGCGAAAGCTTTCAGTTGCGTCCAAAAGCTGGTGAAACTCCTGATACCATCGGCAATTGTCACCGAAGCCATTTATTTGGTGCATTCCGTGATAAGAATTTTAACAGTTTAGATTTTGAAGAAAGCTCTATTAGCCCCATCTGTGAGGGTTGTTCTCTCAAAAATCAATGCCGTTTCGCTCATGGTAATGGTTTCGGCTTCCGCTATCTTAAGCGCAGTGCAATTCAAAATTACGCCGAAATTCGAGCGCATCCCGATTCTACCCCTGTTAATTTAACTAACGTTGCTGGTCAACCTTTCACAGTGGGGCGCATTTGGGAAGAAGCTGGTACACTCATTACTACTGTGCGAGAAATTGAATTGAGGTTGAAGGATTTTGATGCTACGGTAGGTCTTCTAGCTACAGGCTTACCCCCTGAGCAATGGTCGAAACTCCAACCTGTTTTACAGACTTTACGAAAACTGCTCACCCAAGATATTCAGCCCGATTCTCGCTATGGCTTTGATGATGCCTCTATCCGAGAATTATTAGCCGAATTTCCCCAAGATTTAGATATTGAGGCAATTCGAGAGATATTAGAGCCTAATTTAGATTTTCTCGCTGATTTGGACTCCATTGATATCCAAGCGGACAAACAACTCCAAAAAAGTGCTGCCGCCCGTTATGCTGCGGGGCGGGTAGTTAAAGACAGCGCAAAACAAGCTGCTAGGGAGTTTATGGAGTTGCCTTTGTATTGGTTTCCTGACTTTCTTAAGGCTTGGAAGGGTGAAGGGTCTTTTGGCTGTAAGTGGGGTGTAATCAGCATTTGTCGCCGCGACACTAAGCATCAAGAGTTGGCCAGTTCTGCCAAATTTAACATTTACCTCGATGCTACTCTCTCATCTGAGCAGTTGAAATTGAAGCTTAACTACCATGACCCCATTTTAGTTATTGAGCAGTCACGCCCTGACTACAGCAATTTGAGGGTGGTTAATGTCACTGGCATGGGTAAGCTGTCTAAGCATCGCTCTAAAACTTTAACTGACCGTGTTAATGCTCTTAAGAAAGTTTTACTCCAAATTCACAAAAACTTGGGCATCATCGAGTGGAAACAAATTGCTTCTATGGCGGAAGACCGTATTGAATATGGTCACTTTGTCGATGGTCGTGGTGTTAACCGATTTAGTGACTGTGACGCGATCGCTTCTTTTGGCATTCCCTACCAAAACATCGGCACTTTAGCCGCACATTTTCAGGTGATGACTGGTTTTAAGGTCAACCTTGAAGACAAGGACAGCATTTTTCAAGAGTATCTTATCCAGTTGGTAAGGGCTGAAATTATCCAAGAGATTGGGCGATTACGCGCTCATCGTCGCCCCCAGGAGGAGCTAACTTTCTATTTCTGTGCTGATTATGACCTTAGTTTCCTCCTCACGGAACTGCCAGGGGTGAAATTAGAGGTTGTCGATGCCAGTGAGTTCTGCATTGAAGCTGGCGATCGTGATCAACAAACTGGACTAGCCATTGTCAACGCTTTCACCCAACTTTGGCAGTCGCAGCAGAAAATTGGTCAAACTGAGATAGCCAAAATCATAGGCATTAGCCAGGAATGGGTGAGCAAATTTACCAAACGCTGGGGGGGTTGGTTTAAGTTTAGAAAATTATTACTTCTGCTATTAGACAGTCTTCATAGCGATAGTAATAAAAATCTCCCTGAGTTGACGGATGATGAAATGTGGTTCGCCAGTGAATACTTCCCAACGTTGTGCCAACAATCAGAATCACCCCCAGAAACTCTGTTAAATGACATAGCCCAAGTTGCTACAACCATTGGTAATCGGGCAATGCAGCGAGTTTTGGACTTTTGTACCCCTCAAGTTAGGGCTAATCTGCTGATGATTGTACTGAGTTGCCTGCCTAGTGAAGTTTACTCAATTTCATTGTCTCCACTCTCTCCATCACTCGCTGCCTCCGGCTGA